From Penicillium digitatum chromosome 5, complete sequence, one genomic window encodes:
- a CDS encoding UPF0643 protein PB2B2.08: MTVIIANSVLDNVVPATKSLPDQGQEQKVPNLTRLVHHSHVTTEFDPLRFEAAASLQLQLQLEKQYLDTETDTRLIVSPYNSVPHLLDISALERQDRLFALALAYLKPIRDDYATAEYAESFNWTEVYDLLRTLSQAENHAWKSQSYYVVIFRSILLPDVDSDRLYDLDAHSHQEATASGGLLKYWFGAKNDKHRNLATCIWRNRNDARLGGRGPWHAQARAAATVMYEEIRFTTLKLNIEDGVQSWKLSPWKEDA, encoded by the exons ATGACAGTTATCATAGCCAACTCGGTCCTCGACAATGTGGTCCCAGCTACCAAAAGCCTCCCGGACCAGGGCCAAGAGCAAAAGGTCCCCAACTTAACTCGACTCGTGCATCATAGCCATGTCACTACAGAATTCGATCCTTTGAGATTTGAAGCTGCCGCATCCCTGCAACTGCAACTGCAGCTTGAGAAGCAATACCTAGACACAGAAACAGACACGCGACTCATTGTATCGCCGTACAACAGTGTCCCCCATCTGCTGGACATTTCTGCACTAGAAAGACAAGATCGACTCTTcgcattggcattggcataTCTCAAACCTATCCGCGACGACTATGCTACCGCTGAATACGCGGAATCATTTAATTGGACAGAGGTGTATGATTTGTTGAGAACTCTCTCACAGGCAGAGAACCACGCATGGAAGTCACAGTCATATTATGTTGTGATTTTCCGGTCAATTCTGTTGCCGGATGTCGACTCGGACCGTCTTTATGACCTCGATGCGCATTCGCACCAAGAGGCCACTGCCAGTGGGGGACTGTTGAAGTACTGGTTTGGGGCGAAGAATGATAAACATCGGAATTTGGCAACTT GCATTTGGCGCAATCGAAATGATGCAAGACTTGGTGGCCGTGGACCTTGGCACGCCCAAGCCAGAGCGGCCGCCACAGTTATGTACGAGGAGATTCGGTTCACTACGCtgaagttgaatattgagGATGGAGTACAGTCTTGGAAGCTGAGTCCGTGGAAGGAAGATGCTTAA
- a CDS encoding Pyridoxal reductase (AKR8), putative, producing the protein MPSLLGKEVGSTGYGTMRMTWNPQPPSAEVCFETLNTALELGANFWNAGELYGTPEYNSLHLLNKYFTKYPENADKVILSVKGGLKKGLLVPDGSEENIRRSVDECLRLLDGKKKLDIFECARQDSAFPVEQTIKVLAEYVKEGRIGGIGLSEVDAETIRRAQQVHPIAAVEVEMSLWSTDILHNDVAKTCAELDIPVIAYSPLGRGVLTGAVTSLADIPHGDIRQHLSRFQEDNFKHNLKLINEVTDLAARKGVAPAQIALAWIRTQSGTPGMPTIIPIPGGTTKDKVVQNMGGAQALTDSEMAEINTILEEHTVSGPRY; encoded by the exons ATGCCTTCTCTACTTGGAAAGGAAGTTGGCTCTACTGGCTATGGCACCATGA GAATGACCTGGAACCCGCAGCCTCCATCGGCAGAGGTGTGCTTTGAGACTCTTAACACTGCCCTGGAACTGGGTGCCAACTTCTGGAACGCTGGCGAGCTGTACGGCACTCCAGAATACAACTCTCTGCACCTGCTCAACAAGTACTTCACCAAGTACCCCGAGAATGCAGACAAGGTCATTCTGAGTGTCAAGGGTGGCTTGAAGAAGGGCTTGCTTGTCCCCGATGGCTCGGAAGAGAACATCCGTCGCAGCGTGGACGAATGTCTGCGTCTGCTTGACGGCAAGAAGAAGCTTGACATTTTCGAATGCGCACGACAAGACTCTGCGTTCCCTGTTGAGCAGACCATCAAGGTACTCGCCGAGTATGTTAAAGAGGGCAGAATTGGAGGAATTGGATTGAGCGAGGTTGATGCCGAGACGATCCGCCGAGC ACAACAAGTGCACCCAATTGCTGCTGTCGAAGTTGAAATGTCCTTGTGGTCCACCGATATCCTCCATAATGACGTCGCCAAAACCTGCGCCGAACTGGACATCCCCGTTATTGCTTACTCGCCACTTGGCCGAGGCGTTTTGACCGGAGCTGTGACATCCTTGGCTGATATCCCCCACGGTGATATACGGCAACATTTGTCCCGGTTCCAGGAGGACAACTTCAAACACAACCTGAAGCTCATCAATGAGGTCACTGACCTTGCTGCTCGCAAAGGTGTTGCGCCTGCTCAGATTGCACTAGCATGGATCCGTACCCAGAGTGGCACGCCCGGCATGCCTACTATTATTCCCATTCCTGGCGGAACTACGAAGGACAAGGTGGTTCAGAACATGGGCGGTGCACAGGCGCTAACGGATTCCGAGATGGCCGAGATCAACACTATCTTGGAGGAACACACGGTTTCTGGGCCTCGATACTAG
- a CDS encoding Zinc finger, C2H2 yields the protein MASRDSPGSPLSSVGSLETSDHESMKHESRAHSPSMSNMPPSKRRRTGIASWDRQTPLSSAQDEINPPPSPTASISSDSSGDIPNSPSILTLLGTNQEDDYSGQSTDQVTFCRWDGCDVGDLGNMDGLVQHLHNEHIGSRQKRYSCEWTDCTRKGQTHASAYALRAHMRSHTREKPFYCTLPECDRNFTRSDALTKHMRSVHETDTMRPIDSISKVHGTPGSTTGTPASKLQRIRLKLTQPREPGTEAEPHTEAITIVPTPITTDAHDPEETLMPEFGLELDFDASELALPPHDLYRLLRRQIAWAGKEATQLQAEWETIRPQRERAWREKEAIFDDLIDAEIGLFSAMDCVTLQLPFHFFVPSYPGVHGVTF from the exons ATGGCTTCACGAGACTCTCCCGGTTCTCCTCTCTCCTCGGTGGGGTCCCTCGAGACTTCGGATCATGAATCCATGAAACATGAAAGCCGCGCGCATTCACCCTCGATGTCCAACATGCCGCCCTCCAAGCGTCGTCGTACTGGCATCGCATCATGGGATCGCCAGACTCCTCTCTCCTCTGCCCAAGACGAAATCAACCCACCTCCCTCCCCGACTGCCTCGATCTCCTCCGATAGCTCTGGCGATATCCCCAACTCTCCCAGCATCCTCACCCTCCTTGGCACCAATCAAGAAGATGACTACAGCGGCCAGAGCACCGACCAGGTCACTTTTTGTCGATGGGACGGATGCGATGTTGGCGACCTCGGCAACATGGATGGGTTGGTGCAGCATCTCCATAACGAGCACATCGGGAGCCGACAGAAGCGGTACTCGTGCGAGTGGACCGATTGCACCCGCAAAGGCCAAACGCATGCTAGTGCTTATGCCCTCCGCGCACATATGCGAAGTCACACTCGCGAGAAGCCATTCTACTGCACTCTGCCCG AATGTGACCGTAACTTCACCCGCTCCGATGCCCTGACCAAGCACATGCGCTCCGTTCACGAGACCGACACTATGCGCCCAATTGACTCCATCTCAAAAGTCCACGGTACCCCGGGCAGCACTACCGGCACCCCAGCCTCGAAGCTGCAACGCATCCGCTTGAAGCTGACCCAGCCTAGGGAGCCAGGAACGGAGGCTGAGCCACACACTGAAGCAATCACAATTGTTCCAACCCCCATCACAACTGACGCACACGATCCGGAAGAAACCTTGATGCCAGAGTTTGGCCTGGAGCTCGACTTCGACGCATCGGAGCTCGCCCTACCCCCGCACGATCTCTACCGTCTTCTCCGTCGACAGATTGCATGGGCTGGCAAGGAGGCTACACAGCTGCAAGCCGAGTGGGAGACAATTCGCCCGCAGCGCGAGCGCGCATGGCGCGAGAAGGAGGCTATCTTTGACGACCTCATTGATGCAGAGATTGGGCTGTTCAGTGCAATG GACTGCGTCACTTTGCAGTTACCGTTTCATTTCTTTGTCCCCTCATATCCCGGCGTGCATGGCGTAA CTTTTtag
- a CDS encoding Helicase, C-terminal, with translation MESSGMVIPSAQEHPSTSTMSNGYPISPVADDTHADGDAVTQRERSLSEPMESHPASESSPEPDAADDSYDGASADSDAEDEDAAEDNSDYDANSYSRENSSSPHPDRGAKRKSSPVSETDLIRQNPDLYGLRRSGRARTTRHLADSSDSDSDDVAPRTKRRRKDPSQQPSKASRSATVSSLSESDSDEYGGKSARASKARRRRLQQTASYEPSLNEVRFSTRTAKKVSNYNEDDEDDEAMFEDDPEDLPPNYWAESYAEDTRPAVDVVLNHRLKEGIDPKSRDLGRNDFEFCIKWQDKSHYHATWESNESISNFRSTRRVDNYVRKVLNEDIRLQYSVDAPPEDREKWNLDRERDVEAIEDYKKVERVIGVRDGDDGTMEYLVKWKRLFYDSCTWEPEDLVSEIAQREVDRFLDRTARQPVSDKNEINVATRKSFEPIHGTPSFLQNGELKDFQVKGLNFLAFNWVRGRNVVLADEMGLGKTVQTVSFINWMRHVRRQQGPFIVIVPLSTMPAWADTFDHWTPDLNYVVYNGSEKARSVLRDYELMVDGNPKRPKFHVLLTTYEYAMNDSPFLGQFKWQFMAVDEAHRLKNRDSQLYIKLFEWKCQARLLITGTPIQNNLAELSALMDFLNPGLIDVDADMDLNSEAASQKLAELTNAIQPYMLRRTKSKVESDLPPKTEKIIRVELSDVQLEYYKNILTKNYAALNDGNKGMKQSLLNIMMELKKASNHPFMFPNAEAKILEGSSRREDILRAMITSSGKMMLLDQLLRKLSVDGHRVLIFCQMVGMLNILSEYMEYRGYKYQRLDGTIPSAARRLAIEHYNAPGSTDFAFLLSTRAGGLGINLMTADTVILFDSDWNPQADLQAMARAHRIGQTRPVSVYRLVSKDTIEEEVIERARNKLLLEFITIQRGVTDKEASEMQNKMARVVAEPNSTDDISRILKRRGQKMFEQTDNQKKLEQLDIDSVLANAELHQTEEAEQIQADGGEEFLKAFDFVDIKVDDLTWDDIIPKEQLEVLKAEEKRKDDAHYLAEVIEQNRPRKRHAPTDTTDSREERKAKRLARAQVNIDDGEEESASLDPKRPLGEKEYRALSRAFLRYGDMDDSEELILEDARLQTRDRGTVREALHEITEKANSLVQASLDQLEAMKQSGRNPTKKEQKAVLFDHHGVKRLNAWTIVERPPDMRLIRSIIKALADFRTFRLPEATKLADYSCHWGAREDGMLLVGIARHGFGAWTQIRDDTELGLGDKFFLEEHRVERKTQRLQTEEKATKSPGAVHLVRRAEYLMSVLRNKYNNNATARRAVDNHHRNNKRGSRVSGSGSVSASPAPSSSRRPENPRKGHRESDRSRPRSHTHGNREGDRHSTPSHESRPRSGLDNDRPRHRLSDASNDELRRRKGHENGGSNKEDMAFMFFKPIVANLKQVSMITAKNYPSKNERAQKLRLTLVKIGEFIHNTLEGSQSMPSLEVRLWDYVSLNYWPNKDASGAKLQQMFNKVMDASKASRASNGNSA, from the exons ATGGAGT CCTCTGGCAtggtgatcccatctgctcAGGAACATCCTTCTACCTCGACGATGTCTAATGGCTACCCTATTTCGCCCGTCGCTGACGATACCCACGCGGATGGCGATGCGGTAACGCAACGTGAACGCAGTTTGTCTGAGCCCATGGAGTCTCACCCCGCCTCCGAGTCCTCCCCCGAACCCGATGCCGCGGACGACTCATATGATGGCGCGTCTGCCGATTCTGATgcggaagatgaggatgCAGCAGAGGACAACAGTGATTATGACGCCAACTCGTACAGCCGTGAAAACTCTTCATCCCCTCACCCCGACCGCGGTGCGAAGCGCAAATCGTCACCGGTTAGCGAAACTGACCTGATCAGACAAAATCCCGATTTGTATGGTCTTCGGCGAAGTGGTCGTGCCCGCACGACACGCCATCTCGCCGACTCATCTGATTCAGACTCGGATGATGTTGCGCCTCGTACCAAGCGTCGGCGCAAAGATCCATCTCAACAACCATCTAAGGCATCCCGATCTGCCACTGTGTCGTCCCTGTCCGAGTCAGACAGTGATGAATATGGTGGAAAGAGCGCTCGGGCTAGCAAAGCGAGAAGGCGACGTCTCCAACAAACTGCTAGCTATGAACCTTCATTGAACGAAGTCCGCTTCTCAACGCGAACCGCCAAGAAAGTGTCGAACTACaatgaggatgatgaagacgacGAAGCCATGTTTGAAGACGACCCAGAAGATCTTCCACCGAACTATTGGGCAGAGAGTTACGCAGAAGACACTCGCCCGGCTGTCGACGTCGTCCTGAATCACCGCCTCAAGGAGGGCATCGACCCAAAATCTCGTGATCTTGGCCGCAACGACTTTGAGTTTTGTATCAAGTGGCAGGACAAGTCACACTACCATGCTACATGGGAAAGCAATGAATCTATTTCCAACTTCCGCAGCACGCGACGCGTGGATAACTATGTTCGCAAGGTCCTCAACGAGGATATTCGGTTGCAGTATAGTGTCGACGCCCCTCCTGAAGACCGTGAAAAGTGGAACCTCGATCGCGAACGGGACGTTGAGGCCATAGAGGATTACAAAAAGGTTGAACGAGTCATTGGTGTACGCGATGGCGATGATGGAACCATGGAATACCTTGTCAAATGGAAACGTCTTTTCTACGATTCCTGTACTTGGGAACCCGAGGATCTGGTTAGTGAGATCGCACAGCGAGAGGTTGACCGATTCTTGGACCGCACTGCTCGACAACCCGTCTCAGACAAGAACGAGATTAATGTTGCGACGCGtaaatccttcgagcccaTTCACGGAACCCCTAGTTTTTTGCAAAATGGTGAACTCAAGGATTTCCAGGTCAAAGGTCTAAACTTCTTGGCTTTCAATTGGGTCAGGGGCCGCAATGTGGTTTTggcagatgagatgggcCTCGGAAAGACGGTACAAACTGTTTCATTCATCAACTGGATGCGTCATGTCAGGCGGCAGCAAGGGCCGTTTATTGTAATCGTTCCCCTGTCTACTATGCCAGCATGGGCTGATACGTTTGATCACTGGACACCGGACCTGAACTACGTTGTTTACAACGGTAGTGAGAAGGCGCGTTCCGTTTTGCGCGATTATGAATTGATGGTCGATGGGAATCCGAAACGTCCAAAGTTCCACGTTCTGTTGACAACTTACGAGTATGCAATGAACGATTCACCGTTCCTCGGCCAATTCAAGTGGCAATTTATGGCAGTGGATGAGGCACACCGTCTCAAGAATCGCGATTCACAACTCTACATCAAGTTGTTCGAATGGAAATGCCAGGCACGCCTCTTGATTACCGGTACCCCGATACAAAACAATCTCGCTGAGCTTTCAGCACTAATGGACTTCCTTAATCCGGGCCTcattgatgttgatgccgaTATGGATTTGAATTCCGAGGCAGCATCTCAAAAACTTGCGGAATTAACTAATGCCATTCAGCCGTACATGTTGCGGCGTACCAAGTCCAAGGTTGAGTCGGACCTTCCCCCGAAAACCGAGAAGATCATTCGAGTAGAGCTCTCTGATGTCCAATTGGAATACTACAAGAACATATTGACGAAGAACTACGCTGCACTAAACGACGGGAACAAGGGAATGAAGCAGTCTCTTCTGAATATCATGATGGAACTGAAAAAAGCTAGCAACCACCCATTCATGTTCCCCAATGCAGAAGCAAAGATTTTGGAAGGCAGTAGTCGCCGAGAAGATATTCTTCGAGCCATGATCACCAGCAGTGGAAAGATGATGCTTCTCGATCAACTCCTTCGCAAGTTGAGCGTTGACGGCCACCGAGTTTTGATATTCTGTCAGATGGTTGGCATGCTTAACATCCTGAGTGAGTACATGGAGTACCGTGGTTACAAATATCAAAGGCTCGATGGAACAATTCCGTCTGCCGCCCGTCGCTTAGCAATTGAGCATTACAATGCCCCTGGTAGCACCGACTTTGCATTCCTTCTTTCAACACGCGCAGGTGGTCTCGGTATCAACCTTATGACTGCAGACACAGTCATTCTGTTTGATTCGGATTGGAACCCCCAGGCTGATTTGCAGGCTATGGCGCGTGCTCATCGCATTGGTCAAACAAGACCTGTCAGCGTTTACCGCCTTGTGTCAAAGGACACtatcgaagaagaagtcattGAAAGAGCTCGTAACAAGCTCTTGCTGGAGTTCATTACCATTCAGCGTGGTGTCACAGACAAAGAAGCCTCGGAGATGCAAAACAAGATGGCTCGCGTGGTAGCTGAGCCTAATTCCACAGACGATATCTCTCGGATCCTCAAGCGCCGCGGTCAGAAGATGTTCGAACAAACTGACAACCAGAAGAAATTGGAGCAGCTTGATATCGATTCTGTTCTTGCTAACGCAGAATTACACCAAACTGAAGAGGCGGAGCAAATCCAAGCCGATGGTGGTGAAGAATTTttgaaagcgtttgacttCGTCGACATCAAAGTTGACGATCTCACATGGGACGACATCATTCCCAAGGAACAGCTTGAGGTGCTCAAGGCTGAGGAAAAGCGGAAAGATGATGCCCATTATCTTGCTGAAGTCATTGAGCAAAACCGACCTCGCAAGCGCCACGCCCCAACAGACACGACAGATTCACGGGAGGAACGCAAAGCGAAACGCCTCGCAAGAGCTCAGGTCAATATCGATGATGGCGAGGAAGAGAGTGCCTCATTGGATCCCAAGCGCCCCCTCGGAGAAAAAGAATACCGTGCGCTTTCTCGAGCTTTCCTTCGCTACGGCGATATGGATGACTCTGAGGAGCTTATCCTCGAGGATGCTAGGTTACAAACCCGCGATCGGGGCACCGTTCGTGAAGCTCTCCATGAAATCACCGAAAAGGCGAACTCGCTTGTCCAGGCAAGTCTGGATCAATTAGAGGCCATGAAACAATCGGGCAGGAACCCCACGAAGAAAGAGCAGAAGGCTGTCTTGTTCGACCATCACGGTGTCAAGCGACTCAACGCATGGACTATTGTTGAGCGTCCACCAGATATGCGCCTAATCCGAAGCATCATCAAAGCGTTGGCTGATTTTAGAACATTCCGGCTCCCTGAAGCTACCAAATTGGCGGACTACAGCTGCCATTGGGGTGCGCGTGAAGACGGAATGCTTCTTGTAGGCATCGCACGCCATGGGTTTGGTGCGTGGACCCAGATTCGCGACGACACCGAGCTTGGCCTCGGAGACAAATTCTTCCTTGAAGAACACCGAGTGGAGCGAAAGACACAACGCCTGCAGACGGAGGAGAAGGCAACAAAATCACCAGGCGCTGTCCACCTTGTTCGACGAGCTGAATACCTTATGTCTGTCTTGAGAAACAAGTATAATAACAATGCTACGGCAAGAAGGGCAGTTGACAACCACCACCGCAACAATAAGCGTGGCTCACGGGTTTCTGGTAGTGGCAGTGTCTCTGCCTCTCCGGCGCCCTCGAGCTCTCGCAGGCCTGAGAATCCCCGCAAGGGCCACCGTGAATCTGATCGATCACGGCCTCGCTCCCACACTCATGGTAACCGGGAGGGAGACCGTCATAGTACTCCCAGCCATGAGTCTCGCCCACGGTCTGGTCTAGATAATGATCGTCCACGCCATCGTCTATCTGACGCTTCTAATGACGAGCTCCGTCGCCGCAAAGGCCATGAGAACGGCGGTTCTAATAAAGAAGACATGGCCTTCATGTTCTTCAAGCCTATTGTTGCCAATTTGAAGCAAGTGTCAATGATCACTGCCAAAAATTACCCAAGTAAAAATGAGCGGGCCCAGAAACTCCGTCTTACCCTTGTGAAGATTGGTGAGTTCATTCACAATACCCTGGAGGGCTCGCAATCGATGCCCTCCTTGGAGGTCCGACTCTG GGATTATGTTTCACTCAACTACTGGCCAAACAAAGATGCCAGTGGTGCTAAGTTGCAGCAGATGTTCAATAAGGTCATGGACGCTAGCAAAGCTTCCAGGGCCTCTAACGGCAACTCAGCTTGA